In Ovis canadensis isolate MfBH-ARS-UI-01 breed Bighorn chromosome 11, ARS-UI_OviCan_v2, whole genome shotgun sequence, the DNA window CAAATTGCTCATTTTTCTAATGCAAAAATATTGTTTAGCGTTTTATAgtttaaatgtatgtatttaagacattatgaatttttttgagaaatgagCTTCATGTTGGTGAGGGAGTGAAATATGTGAAAAAGAGGGGGATTTTCATCACTACTTGGAAAACCAATAATCATGGTACTTTAGATAAAAGATTAGTTGTCACTGGTGAGCAGAGTCTTCCTCCTTCTGCTTTGATGCCCATGGGAAGTCATCCTGTCCAGTGGGTGCTTCTTTTCCCTGTTGggcaaatgaaaataataatgttgAAAAGTCTCAAATGAATGTTGAGCAGTTCCAATAATTAATGATTACAACACAGTTGGATGGGCACAAACATTTTGTAAgtgttaattatttaaattattataataaagcAGACATGTCAGACAGAGTCAGCTGTCCATCACTTAAAATGGTGCAACTTGATTGGTTAACTGATTATGTGTCCAAATAGTTTTGAAACAGTAGTTTTTCTGAATAAGAGTTGTCAATGTTGTGGATAGTGAATACCTTTGAAAAACATCCaacattattgtttttaaatgatatttggtATACCAGAATCCATAAAAATCCGTATTTTTTGACCCAAAGTATTTAAAGATAATTAAGGTAAAACTAACTGAGACCATTGGGACAAATTTAGAACAATGTGTGATAAGAGATTCAGCTCATATTTAGAAACTTGGTACTGATTTTGTAGTGACCTGGTCAAAATTTCAATCTTTTTGTCCATGCTTCCCATGAGTAATACAAGTAAAACAGAGTATGTTGTCAGTGTAATAGTTAATAAGTCTTGAGTTTCATGGATAAGAGGTATTATGAGACTGCAAAGTGTTATTAACATAATCTGCTTATCTCTAGATCTTTCATAAACACTAATTAAGTGATAATCTTTTGTGTAATAAGGTAAGcatatattattaaaatcattttgaagaCAAGTTGACTGTGAAGCTAAGAGGCAACACAGATTATAAAGCATTTCTGTATCAAAGCAGGACTGGAATGTATGATGCTAAACTCAGTGAAACATGAGTTTACTCATAAGGGcaaactgccggggtccagccccggtgggtccagggaattcgaagggtggacggagtcggcgaggaaaaaacatatttattgattgatataagattagattaagaaacaatagtgtagtaggaaaattaagtggagcaagagggctgaatagcttggattacacggaagaccaataaaattccagacaaggaatttgcaccatctacgttgggccactggcgcTCGCTtaaatatctaagggtgcctcgcctcaGGCTCgctttcgcgcgggtcttaacagccagggcaagtaagtagacttggcgaccCTCtgcgccccagatgggaattcagcctgaaattaaagtaaagaggagagggagggaaggagagagacacacacacacatacacacacgggggaaaccagtccagcgactggctccgtCTTCTATTGtttagaaggccttttatacttttgataaaacatggagatcaatgggtaacacaaagttatgcagcgttagcagtccagactcttatcaaaaccaggcttttctctctgcatacctacttgtatacacaagtcttaggtgatttacatcatcttctggccaaaagggccaattaacattttacagccttttttctgataagggtttgtcaaccggaagacttatttgtgttgatcttcccaaagtctggtgccattctcagaaagcactaaataaagttacattcttacatagcaaagacacaagaggagtgcagtgatatataacaaagaggaGCCCAGCCCCGCCGACTGGCCCAGCGGACCCACCGCAGAGCTGCCGACGGCCCGCGGATCTGCCATCCTTTCGAGTGCGCCATGTCTGGTTCATCCAGCGTCGCGGCTATGAAAAAAGTTGTTCAACAGCTCCGGCTGGAGGCCGGGCTCAATCGGGTGAAGGTTTCCCAGGCAGCTGCAGATTTGAAACAGTTCTGTCTG includes these proteins:
- the LOC138415196 gene encoding guanine nucleotide-binding protein G(I)/G(S)/G(O) subunit gamma-5 produces the protein MSGSSSVAAMKKVVQQLRLEAGLNRVKVSQAAADLKQFCLQNAQHDPLLTGVSSSTNPFRPQKVCSFL